One Tolypothrix sp. NIES-4075 DNA segment encodes these proteins:
- a CDS encoding M23 family metallopeptidase, producing MRLTKTNTTFIYFLKTFLLPSKTNFKESVEPTMIRRLPRYWRFLTCIFSAFLIISSFLTFPVSAVGQTLSDGGLPTRIWEVKSADKQGNPTKTNVLLPDWKQITFSQMPPISRSGSINASEYTQAVGYDLSRSWQTGQTPDQYMKLGDISQALQPELLSVGAMLGTSRFANAQATGLNLNQVALSTFTLVAEQTLDQLVKAVPFLGQFNVRDVAPVAALLGTSSVGDVSDLQIAQVLAQNPQLGQLKLGETDLSRYSVSSIPNLDSTPLQQFTGWQNTFIKDVPGLNTLPLAAMPNPIAELGSLVMRIDMVYGKAEAKRTNTVSGSDVQGFSVPCEGNDCAYIELDDLENQGRAARGSLEGKQWISGKYQEVEGGRGCLKGVNGGKEPTGRLPFGSSFKVVVWDTDETTDSVTTALFFRFCSFCGCTPYFIGPVPFFTYRVNSPIFVGTLNERLVTAASMPTQVQPEVMSSSASTPKPVQDAVSTVNIPCSPAKTSGASLQGINLDALGRAIALIESDGQFDGFGLYVCADKGQNCGRALGKYQDMSYNPYVVKAITSKPGGEAWLLKIRSGGEITKQELFQFYPPADQQAAFKASLRDKIASTSKQIDSKTGKPYLGDSPSETLRERLIKRVAQKHFGGEYSKVDSGASDIYGRLSIYTYGFDALKRYKSEAGGTLTNTACTPTASASSSLPASPTTQKSGASNSSSALKATNNYVKPSNGLITSNFGWQTHPVTGVRKMQNGLNYTADIGSSVKAADAGVVKSVVSNCSRGESSCGGGYGNWIEIDHGNGRTTRYAHLLFGSVKVNPGDTVSQGEVIAGIGSTGLSTAPHLYFETRSSGSLVNPSQFGLMQAN from the coding sequence ATGAGACTTACAAAGACGAATACTACTTTTATCTATTTTTTGAAAACATTTTTGCTGCCGTCAAAGACAAATTTTAAAGAAAGTGTTGAACCGACAATGATTAGAAGATTACCTAGATATTGGCGCTTTCTGACTTGCATATTTTCTGCCTTTTTAATCATTTCCAGTTTTCTAACATTTCCAGTAAGTGCAGTGGGACAGACTCTTAGTGATGGAGGTCTGCCAACACGGATTTGGGAAGTCAAAAGTGCTGATAAACAAGGAAATCCCACTAAAACGAATGTTCTTTTACCGGATTGGAAGCAGATAACATTCAGTCAGATGCCGCCGATTAGTAGATCCGGTAGCATTAATGCTAGTGAGTACACGCAAGCCGTTGGTTACGACTTAAGCCGCAGCTGGCAGACTGGGCAAACTCCCGATCAATATATGAAGCTGGGAGATATAAGCCAAGCTTTGCAACCTGAACTGCTTTCGGTTGGGGCGATGCTCGGAACGAGCCGCTTCGCTAACGCACAAGCTACAGGTTTGAATTTAAATCAGGTAGCCTTGAGTACTTTTACTCTGGTTGCCGAGCAGACTTTAGACCAATTAGTTAAAGCAGTGCCGTTTTTGGGACAATTCAATGTCCGAGATGTTGCACCAGTTGCTGCTTTGCTTGGCACGTCATCTGTGGGCGATGTATCCGATCTTCAAATTGCTCAAGTACTAGCTCAAAATCCTCAATTAGGGCAACTAAAGCTTGGGGAAACAGATTTGAGCCGTTACTCAGTTTCTTCCATTCCGAATTTAGACAGTACTCCACTCCAACAGTTTACAGGCTGGCAGAACACTTTTATTAAAGACGTGCCAGGACTAAATACTTTGCCTCTGGCTGCGATGCCTAATCCCATTGCTGAACTTGGCAGTTTGGTAATGCGGATCGATATGGTTTATGGCAAAGCTGAAGCTAAACGAACTAATACGGTTTCTGGCTCTGATGTCCAAGGGTTTTCAGTTCCCTGTGAGGGAAATGATTGTGCCTATATCGAGCTTGACGATTTAGAAAATCAAGGTCGAGCAGCTCGCGGATCGTTGGAAGGAAAACAGTGGATTTCCGGCAAATACCAGGAAGTAGAGGGAGGTCGGGGCTGTTTAAAAGGCGTTAACGGTGGTAAAGAGCCAACGGGGAGATTGCCGTTTGGCAGTTCTTTCAAGGTGGTGGTTTGGGATACGGATGAAACGACCGATAGCGTTACCACTGCTTTGTTTTTCCGGTTTTGCAGTTTTTGCGGATGTACGCCTTACTTTATTGGACCAGTCCCCTTCTTCACTTATCGGGTAAATTCTCCGATATTTGTGGGAACTTTGAATGAAAGGCTTGTTACTGCTGCTTCCATGCCGACTCAGGTTCAACCAGAAGTGATGTCTTCATCAGCATCGACACCCAAACCTGTTCAAGATGCTGTTTCCACTGTTAATATACCTTGTTCCCCTGCGAAAACATCTGGGGCATCTTTGCAAGGGATCAACCTAGATGCTTTAGGTCGTGCGATCGCTCTTATCGAAAGCGATGGTCAGTTTGATGGGTTCGGTCTTTACGTTTGTGCTGATAAAGGACAGAATTGCGGACGTGCTTTAGGAAAGTACCAAGATATGTCCTACAACCCCTACGTGGTGAAGGCGATTACCAGTAAACCAGGTGGTGAGGCGTGGCTCTTGAAAATTCGCTCTGGCGGGGAGATAACGAAGCAAGAACTTTTTCAGTTTTATCCCCCTGCGGATCAACAAGCAGCTTTCAAAGCTTCGTTGCGAGACAAGATTGCCTCTACATCTAAGCAGATCGATTCTAAAACTGGAAAGCCTTACTTAGGCGATTCTCCTTCGGAGACGCTACGCGAACGCTTAATTAAGCGAGTAGCGCAGAAACATTTTGGGGGGGAATACTCCAAAGTTGACTCTGGTGCAAGCGACATATATGGTCGATTGAGTATTTACACTTATGGTTTTGACGCTTTAAAGCGATACAAGTCAGAGGCGGGTGGTACTTTGACTAACACTGCTTGTACTCCTACTGCTTCTGCGTCCTCCAGTCTTCCTGCGTCTCCTACAACGCAAAAAAGTGGAGCGAGTAATTCTTCATCAGCCCTTAAAGCGACGAACAACTATGTCAAACCTTCAAACGGGCTAATAACCAGTAATTTCGGTTGGCAGACTCACCCAGTCACTGGTGTGCGGAAAATGCAGAATGGTCTTAATTATACCGCAGATATTGGAAGCTCGGTTAAAGCAGCTGATGCTGGTGTTGTTAAGTCTGTTGTCTCTAACTGTAGTCGAGGTGAGAGCAGCTGCGGTGGCGGCTACGGGAATTGGATTGAAATCGACCACGGTAACGGCAGAACTACTCGGTACGCTCACCTGCTATTCGGGAGCGTCAAGGTTAACCCAGGAGACACAGTTTCTCAAGGGGAAGTGATTGCTGGAATTGGCAGCACGGGGTTGTCAACAGCACCACACCTGTATTTTGAAACCCGCTCCTCTGGTAGCCTTGTCAATCCGTCTCAATTTGGACTTATGCAAGCCAATTAG
- a CDS encoding DUF5895 domain-containing protein, which translates to MVRTNNKSTKSRTKPAEQEVTQVEEQAIFDIDPELLGSEYNQIRRPVLPYGIVINDNPAGILIPEDQLEKANWFAMPDDDDLTTVTLSEDVTGLLLTKARILVLGFVPEYIRYKSDAPDVGGSVVGLYDEYKLNLDKKTMDVVSEHALVFLDENNRPMHSTPIVIRFKNVALWSFKAARDEFYRLLEKTFSDYFKVPFSGKNDKWRSLGVINCQFKAVKEGEGNNKSYCCKTLSYTKPTIDNLSQLYLGRPQHKNSIWNLHDTIAGFTETPALRASEELEVKVLPPAGKPGEKTKTSTSSHNKPPRKINQIEEDDNFEDEFELDEESEFDNDFDDDFSDEDEA; encoded by the coding sequence ATGGTTAGAACTAATAACAAATCAACTAAATCCAGAACTAAACCAGCTGAACAAGAAGTCACTCAAGTTGAAGAGCAAGCAATATTCGATATTGACCCCGAATTACTGGGTTCAGAATATAATCAAATCCGCCGCCCCGTCTTGCCTTATGGGATTGTCATCAATGATAACCCCGCAGGTATTCTCATTCCAGAAGATCAACTGGAAAAGGCGAATTGGTTTGCTATGCCTGATGATGATGACTTAACTACTGTCACACTTAGTGAAGACGTGACTGGTTTGCTACTGACTAAAGCCCGAATTCTTGTCTTAGGCTTTGTACCTGAATACATTCGCTATAAAAGCGATGCCCCCGATGTCGGTGGCAGTGTTGTTGGACTGTACGATGAGTACAAACTAAACCTCGACAAGAAAACAATGGATGTTGTCAGCGAACACGCCCTGGTGTTCCTGGACGAAAACAATCGTCCAATGCATTCAACTCCCATTGTGATCCGCTTTAAAAACGTAGCTCTGTGGAGCTTCAAAGCAGCTCGTGACGAGTTTTACCGACTACTTGAAAAAACATTTTCAGATTACTTCAAAGTACCATTTAGCGGTAAAAATGACAAATGGCGCTCATTGGGGGTTATTAATTGCCAGTTTAAAGCTGTTAAGGAAGGCGAAGGAAACAATAAATCCTACTGCTGCAAAACCCTCAGCTATACAAAACCAACAATTGATAATCTGTCGCAGCTTTATCTTGGCAGACCCCAACACAAAAATAGTATCTGGAATCTGCATGATACGATCGCTGGATTTACAGAAACACCAGCCCTACGAGCCTCGGAAGAACTTGAAGTCAAAGTTCTCCCTCCAGCCGGGAAACCAGGGGAAAAAACGAAGACTTCTACAAGCAGTCACAATAAGCCACCTCGGAAAATTAACCAAATTGAAGAGGATGACAACTTCGAGGATGAGTTTGAACTTGACGAGGAATCAGAATTCGACAACGACTTTGATGATGATTTTAGCGATGAGGATGAGGCATAG
- a CDS encoding KilA-N domain-containing protein, with amino-acid sequence MNKLAVIAHNINDSVVEQRQSDGYINATALSKAYKLATQHRRDVSEWLSNKRTQETLEHLSSKTGITVIELYQAFQGSPETGGGTWIHPNQQSGERSHFLRARWRRAPRRGESPSHITHIQHQ; translated from the coding sequence ATGAATAAACTTGCTGTAATTGCACACAACATCAACGACTCCGTAGTAGAGCAACGACAATCGGATGGCTACATTAACGCCACAGCCTTAAGCAAAGCTTACAAACTAGCAACACAGCATAGGCGTGATGTTAGCGAATGGCTGTCAAACAAGCGTACACAAGAGACTTTAGAACATCTAAGTTCAAAAACGGGAATTACCGTAATTGAGTTATATCAAGCATTCCAAGGTTCTCCAGAAACTGGGGGAGGTACTTGGATACATCCAAATCAACAATCAGGCGAGCGATCGCACTTCTTGCGGGCGCGATGGCGCAGAGCGCCCAGACGTGGCGAAAGTCCATCGCACATAACCCATATTCAACACCAATAA
- a CDS encoding CHAT domain-containing protein: protein MAHQINFFLTNRRTFLGFVHWNLTVLIGVLLLSTSAAATPETKGTKIALDQSVLNAIITNNAILLFCEQDRTSAKRFLADGIQLFEQGTLESRQLALKKFLKALRHWKRGGFCGRPDREAATLHYIGRTYDDLGDKQQALDYYKRALRLFRDPILRDYSSQTKILYSIANIERDRGNLNEARTQIEAAIKIIESLRIKIASLKQRTSYFASVQDSYDLYIDLLMQLHKQQPSQGYDTLALQISESTRARTLLEILAEAKVDIRQGVQASLLEKEGNLRSQFDALEQRRAKLLSDNNNQQQLQTLEKDVEVLLESYQQLQTKIRTTSPRYAALTQPKPLTLAEIQSSVLDENTLLLEYSLGKERSYLWAVTKTSITSYELPKRADIEAVAQQFYYLLKMRHYYLNSDREVGADSGVGSFNSSRVVAQLTQMLLQPVAHKLGNKRLLIVSDGALQYLPFAALPLPGTSRTEVIPLFAKHEIVYSPSASTLGVLRQERIVRQVAPKTLAVLADPVFSKVDERLQKTPVEFLKQTSTRSATADGQTPTLQDPLQSARELGIKFNRLTFTRQEAQQILKLVPTTDSLKALDFEANRAQATSSDLSQYRIVHFATHGVLNSVHPELSGLVLSLVNAWGSPQNGFLRLHDIFNLNLKAELVVLSACQTGLGQEVKGEGLIGLTRGFMYAGSPRVLVSLWNVDDEGTAILMQKFYSAMLKEGLLPAAAQRKAQLEMLQNEQWQSPYYWAGFVLQGEWK from the coding sequence ATGGCTCATCAAATAAATTTCTTTTTAACTAACAGACGAACGTTCCTTGGTTTTGTCCATTGGAATTTAACCGTATTGATCGGTGTTTTGTTGTTGTCAACGTCAGCCGCAGCAACTCCTGAGACAAAAGGTACGAAGATTGCACTAGATCAATCTGTTCTAAATGCTATTATTACTAACAATGCTATACTTCTTTTTTGCGAGCAGGATCGTACCTCTGCCAAACGATTTTTAGCAGATGGCATACAACTGTTTGAGCAAGGAACGCTAGAATCTCGACAGCTGGCGCTTAAGAAGTTCTTAAAGGCACTTCGACATTGGAAGCGCGGGGGGTTTTGTGGTCGTCCCGATCGTGAAGCCGCCACTCTCCATTATATTGGTAGAACCTACGATGACTTAGGTGACAAACAGCAGGCGCTAGACTACTACAAACGAGCGCTACGCCTTTTTCGCGATCCAATCTTACGAGATTACTCCAGTCAAACCAAAATACTTTACAGTATCGCTAATATTGAACGTGATCGCGGCAATCTCAACGAAGCTCGCACTCAAATTGAAGCAGCAATCAAGATAATCGAATCATTACGCATTAAGATAGCAAGCCTCAAACAACGTACCTCCTACTTTGCCTCCGTTCAAGATAGTTACGATTTATACATTGATTTGCTGATGCAGCTACATAAACAACAACCATCACAAGGATACGACACTTTAGCATTGCAAATCAGTGAAAGCACTCGCGCTCGAACTCTTCTAGAAATCCTGGCTGAGGCTAAAGTTGACATTCGCCAAGGTGTCCAGGCGAGTTTATTGGAAAAAGAAGGCAATTTGCGTTCTCAATTCGATGCACTTGAACAACGCCGTGCAAAACTACTGAGTGATAACAACAACCAACAACAACTCCAAACTCTAGAAAAAGATGTCGAGGTACTTTTAGAAAGCTACCAGCAACTTCAGACAAAAATTCGCACCACCAGCCCACGCTATGCAGCACTGACTCAACCAAAGCCACTGACATTAGCAGAAATTCAATCCTCAGTGCTGGATGAAAACACTCTACTTTTAGAATACTCGCTTGGAAAAGAGCGCAGTTACCTCTGGGCTGTTACCAAAACGAGCATCACCAGTTATGAACTACCCAAACGTGCAGACATCGAAGCTGTCGCGCAGCAGTTCTACTATCTTTTAAAAATGCGCCATTATTACCTTAACTCGGATAGGGAAGTAGGAGCAGACTCTGGTGTTGGTTCTTTCAATAGCTCTAGAGTAGTTGCTCAACTCACTCAGATGCTCCTGCAACCAGTGGCTCATAAATTGGGCAATAAACGCTTGCTCATTGTTAGTGACGGGGCTTTACAGTATTTACCCTTTGCAGCTTTACCTCTACCTGGAACATCACGAACAGAGGTAATACCACTGTTTGCTAAACATGAAATTGTTTACTCACCTTCAGCTTCTACCTTAGGGGTTCTCAGGCAAGAACGCATTGTCCGCCAAGTTGCTCCCAAAACACTAGCAGTGCTTGCAGATCCGGTCTTTAGTAAAGTTGACGAGCGACTCCAGAAAACTCCAGTTGAGTTTTTGAAACAAACAAGCACGCGTTCTGCCACTGCCGATGGGCAAACCCCAACACTGCAAGATCCCTTACAATCTGCCAGAGAATTAGGCATCAAGTTCAACCGCCTAACCTTTACACGTCAAGAAGCCCAGCAGATTTTGAAACTTGTGCCAACAACAGATAGCTTAAAAGCACTTGATTTTGAGGCAAATCGAGCGCAAGCAACTAGCTCTGACTTGTCGCAGTATCGCATTGTACACTTCGCAACTCATGGAGTCCTCAATAGCGTACATCCCGAATTATCCGGGCTTGTGCTATCTTTGGTAAACGCATGGGGTTCTCCCCAAAACGGCTTTTTGCGATTGCATGACATATTCAATCTCAACCTGAAAGCCGAACTGGTCGTGCTCAGTGCTTGTCAAACTGGATTGGGTCAAGAAGTTAAAGGTGAGGGATTAATAGGACTAACGCGTGGCTTTATGTATGCTGGTTCGCCGCGAGTCTTAGTAAGTTTGTGGAATGTAGATGACGAAGGAACAGCGATACTTATGCAAAAATTCTACTCGGCAATGCTCAAAGAAGGTCTTCTACCAGCAGCAGCACAGAGAAAAGCACAGCTAGAAATGTTACAGAATGAACAATGGCAGTCACCGTATTATTGGGCTGGCTTTGTACTTCAAGGTGAGTGGAAATGA
- a CDS encoding pentapeptide repeat-containing protein, whose protein sequence is MTKDYSGQNLRGRSFKGQNLEGADFSDADIRGTDFTSAILRGADFTNANLRGADFTNADIRGTKFIKANLRGANFTDAKAGVKKSWLIVVLVVSFLLFGLSGFSYSLAGHLVTLLTDFNYLESPTLVWKILIIIPFFFITSRHIIISVLAITLAICGLFYLYESVISPVVGKIFSNTTTLFNLFSVVGMGLFLFLIIVEIIIILTIVLLSGYIGWLALVRNKKTDLGHNWTGSFRSFATTFAIIGGTSFRSADLTNTNFTGATLKCTDFRNANLMQTIFDNAKMLDYILPGVTYLQNIELCQVLVNRFGRNKNFDRQDLRGVNLKGAYLADTSFIGADLSDANLQDADLSRAKLIQTQLDGTNFTDATLTGAYIEDWNITSDTNFNGVQCKYVYMRSPTPGDPNPRRKPDNWNETFADGDFADFIKPIVDTLDLYHNSGVDPRAIAISFKQLAENNPDAELRIVGMEVKGENKFLLRAKTAATADKSELSAEYFTIYNQLKILAQQELKALIEEKDSRIRSLETMVKTALQSPKFYTETYHNQGDTMTTGPKKVSKFDLQNAQFAGGLVDAETVNAHQIGGNINNYTPQYRQNLAEAAAEIKQLLQQLEQTNPTTTNAQKMTVVAKAIDEIEKNPTLKARVIGALKAGGTEALKELVDHPLVNILVASIEGWQEAE, encoded by the coding sequence ATGACCAAGGACTACTCCGGTCAAAATTTGCGAGGGCGCTCATTCAAAGGTCAAAACCTTGAGGGGGCAGATTTTAGCGATGCAGATATACGAGGGACGGATTTTACTAGTGCTATCCTTAGAGGTGCAGATTTTACAAATGCAAACTTGAGAGGTGCAGATTTTACAAATGCAGATATCCGAGGGACAAAATTTATCAAAGCTAACTTAAGGGGAGCAAACTTTACTGATGCGAAAGCAGGAGTTAAAAAAAGTTGGTTAATTGTAGTGTTAGTTGTCTCTTTCTTACTGTTTGGATTGTCAGGATTTAGCTATAGTCTAGCTGGACATTTAGTAACATTGCTAACTGACTTCAATTATTTAGAGTCTCCTACTTTAGTATGGAAAATTTTAATCATAATTCCCTTCTTTTTTATAACAAGTCGTCATATTATAATTTCGGTTTTAGCAATTACCCTTGCTATTTGTGGATTGTTCTATCTTTATGAATCAGTTATAAGTCCAGTAGTTGGAAAAATATTTAGTAATACAACTACACTCTTTAACCTTTTTTCTGTAGTTGGGATGGGGTTATTTCTTTTTTTGATAATTGTAGAAATTATAATAATTCTTACCATCGTTCTGCTTAGTGGCTACATAGGATGGCTTGCTTTGGTAAGAAATAAAAAAACCGATTTGGGACATAATTGGACTGGCTCGTTTCGCTCATTTGCCACTACCTTTGCCATTATAGGAGGTACAAGCTTCCGTAGTGCTGATTTAACAAATACTAATTTCACAGGAGCTACACTTAAGTGTACAGATTTCCGAAATGCTAATTTGATGCAAACAATTTTTGATAACGCTAAAATGCTCGACTATATTCTTCCAGGAGTAACTTACCTTCAAAACATAGAACTTTGTCAAGTCTTAGTTAATAGATTTGGACGGAATAAAAACTTTGACCGTCAAGACCTTCGAGGTGTTAACTTAAAAGGAGCATATTTAGCAGATACTAGTTTTATCGGTGCCGATTTAAGCGATGCCAATTTACAAGATGCTGATTTAAGCAGAGCCAAGTTAATACAGACGCAATTAGACGGAACTAATTTTACAGATGCCACCCTCACTGGAGCATACATAGAGGATTGGAATATTACCAGCGACACCAATTTTAATGGGGTGCAGTGTAAGTATGTTTATATGCGATCGCCTACCCCAGGCGATCCCAATCCCCGTCGCAAACCTGACAATTGGAACGAAACCTTTGCTGATGGCGACTTTGCTGACTTCATCAAACCAATTGTTGACACCCTTGACCTCTACCACAACTCTGGTGTTGACCCAAGGGCGATCGCCATTTCATTCAAGCAGTTAGCTGAAAACAATCCAGATGCCGAACTGCGAATTGTGGGCATGGAAGTAAAAGGCGAGAATAAATTTTTACTCCGTGCTAAAACTGCTGCCACGGCTGATAAGTCAGAACTAAGTGCAGAATATTTCACTATTTATAACCAACTTAAAATATTAGCACAGCAAGAGTTAAAAGCTCTTATAGAAGAAAAAGATAGCCGAATTCGTAGTTTAGAGACTATGGTAAAGACAGCGCTACAAAGTCCTAAGTTTTACACAGAAACATATCATAATCAAGGAGATACTATGACAACTGGTCCAAAAAAAGTTTCTAAGTTTGACTTACAAAATGCTCAATTCGCAGGTGGTCTTGTAGACGCTGAAACTGTTAACGCCCATCAAATAGGCGGTAACATCAATAACTACACACCACAATATAGACAGAATCTTGCGGAAGCCGCAGCAGAAATTAAACAACTTCTACAACAGCTAGAGCAAACAAACCCTACTACAACAAACGCCCAAAAAATGACAGTCGTAGCTAAGGCGATTGATGAAATTGAGAAGAATCCAACTTTAAAAGCGCGTGTTATTGGGGCGCTGAAAGCTGGTGGTACGGAGGCGCTGAAAGAACTAGTTGACCATCCTTTAGTCAACATCTTAGTGGCATCTATAGAAGGCTGGCAAGAAGCCGAGTGA
- a CDS encoding pentapeptide repeat-containing protein → MANEKHLAILKQGVEVWNKWRAENSSQINSKGPDLSEADFSSANLSGANLSGANLGKANLRGANLNGANLKWASFKKADLSNADLSEANLNEANLMMAKLFGADFSKANLNSAYLSKAKFNHANLNKANLNKADLKSANFSKANLSEANLSEASLLNVDFSKTDLRQTDFSRTDLSDFNFSRMDLSQCNFTEANLSDANLIETNLNNANLSKAKLDRANFSGANFRGANLTAVQALATNFTGVEFTKSCLQDWNINSATQLDNAVCDYVYLRYKQQERFPVDRNFTPGEFVKLFQKASNIVELIFHNGVDWIAFSYSLGKLKIENEGAELAVQSIESKGDGIVVVKVSISQDTNKETLYKEFMQGYEFAYKVLEPQYQARLEDKDKEINRLFHIVDQLSGTPKKVSTYYFNNPQIAGGIVDANTVQSHQIGGHIYNTDNQENSD, encoded by the coding sequence ATGGCAAATGAGAAACATCTTGCAATACTTAAGCAAGGGGTAGAGGTTTGGAATAAGTGGAGAGCAGAAAACAGTTCACAGATAAATTCAAAAGGTCCAGACCTTTCTGAAGCTGATTTTAGCTCCGCTAACCTTAGCGGAGCCAACCTTAGCGGAGCTAACCTTGGTAAGGCTAATCTTAGGGGAGCCAATCTTAACGGGGCTAACCTAAAGTGGGCAAGTTTTAAAAAGGCTGATCTTAGCAATGCCGATCTCAGCGAAGCTAATCTCAATGAAGCTAACCTGATGATGGCTAAACTTTTTGGCGCTGACTTTAGCAAGGCTAATCTCAATAGTGCATATCTCAGTAAAGCCAAGTTTAACCATGCTAACCTCAATAAGGCTAATCTCAACAAGGCAGACCTTAAAAGCGCTAATTTTTCCAAAGCCAATCTTTCCGAAGCTAACCTTTCCGAAGCTAGCCTTTTAAATGTTGATTTCAGCAAAACAGACCTAAGGCAAACTGACTTCAGCCGGACTGACCTCAGCGATTTTAACTTTTCCCGAATGGACCTCAGCCAATGTAACTTCACTGAGGCTAACCTCAGTGATGCCAATTTGATTGAGACTAACCTCAATAATGCCAATCTCAGCAAGGCTAAACTCGATAGGGCTAATTTCAGTGGGGCTAATTTCAGGGGGGCTAACCTTACAGCAGTTCAAGCATTAGCAACTAACTTTACTGGAGTAGAGTTTACTAAATCTTGCTTACAAGATTGGAACATTAACAGCGCTACGCAGCTTGATAACGCAGTTTGTGATTATGTATATCTACGATATAAGCAGCAAGAGCGCTTTCCTGTTGACAGGAATTTTACCCCTGGTGAGTTTGTCAAGCTATTTCAGAAAGCTTCTAACATTGTTGAGCTAATTTTCCACAATGGGGTTGACTGGATAGCTTTTTCTTATTCATTGGGAAAGCTAAAAATTGAAAATGAAGGAGCCGAGCTAGCCGTCCAAAGCATTGAAAGTAAAGGAGACGGGATTGTTGTAGTTAAGGTCAGTATCTCTCAAGATACAAACAAGGAAACACTGTATAAGGAATTTATGCAAGGCTATGAATTTGCTTATAAAGTATTAGAGCCACAATATCAAGCTAGGCTTGAGGATAAAGATAAAGAGATTAATAGATTATTCCATATAGTTGACCAACTCTCAGGAACACCTAAAAAGGTTTCTACATATTACTTCAACAACCCCCAGATAGCTGGTGGAATTGTGGATGCAAACACAGTTCAAAGCCACCAGATAGGTGGACACATCTATAATACAGACAACCAAGAAAACTCAGACTAA